From Novosphingobium sp. 9, the proteins below share one genomic window:
- a CDS encoding glycosyltransferase has translation MIAERPLLLDVTRLVARSWSRRLSTGIDRVAYAYLRRFAARAQAVVQHRGFVRVLDRRHSDDLFDLLLGRDESFRRQVTALTARALMTGSPAAALRGATYLNVNHTDFDLESHQRWIRMAGLRSAYLLHDLIPITHGEHCSAHAVRRHRGRVLGALQHGSGIVVSTAAVAQDLKAFARSQRLPVPPLLVAPIAGNAMTPRVPNGEPGGYFVCLGTIESRKNHRLLLDVWSGLVARLGSAAPRLVIVGQWGYGSEPVRRRLDSDLALRGHVTMYQRHDDAGVARLLAGARAVVMPTLAEGYGLPMVEALHAGVPVIASDLPCLREVGQGIPTFLPTDNAAVWQAAIARFAPGAPEFDRQRAAMHRFRAPTWDRHFEHLEEWLPQLHPMSEFRASTGSPDALRPALVPAE, from the coding sequence ATGATAGCCGAACGCCCCTTGTTGCTGGATGTCACGCGACTGGTCGCGCGCAGCTGGTCGCGGCGCCTGTCGACGGGGATCGACCGTGTCGCCTATGCCTATCTGCGCCGGTTTGCGGCCCGTGCTCAGGCCGTGGTCCAGCACCGGGGCTTCGTCCGTGTGCTGGATCGCCGCCATTCCGATGATCTTTTCGACCTCCTGCTCGGACGCGATGAAAGCTTTCGCCGGCAGGTGACGGCTCTCACCGCGCGCGCGCTGATGACAGGCAGTCCTGCTGCAGCCCTGCGTGGTGCGACATATCTGAACGTCAATCACACCGATTTCGATCTGGAAAGCCACCAGCGGTGGATCCGGATGGCGGGTCTGCGCAGCGCTTACTTGTTGCACGACCTTATTCCCATTACCCACGGCGAGCATTGCAGTGCGCATGCGGTCCGGCGCCATCGCGGGCGCGTGCTCGGCGCACTTCAGCATGGGTCCGGGATCGTGGTCAGCACGGCTGCCGTCGCGCAGGATCTGAAGGCTTTTGCTCGTTCCCAGCGATTGCCGGTGCCGCCGCTGCTGGTTGCACCCATTGCCGGAAACGCGATGACTCCCCGAGTCCCCAATGGAGAGCCCGGCGGTTATTTCGTGTGTCTGGGCACGATCGAGAGCCGTAAGAACCATCGCCTGCTCCTTGATGTGTGGAGTGGTCTCGTCGCCCGGTTGGGCAGTGCGGCGCCGCGACTGGTGATCGTAGGTCAGTGGGGCTATGGATCGGAGCCCGTGCGCAGGCGTCTGGATAGTGATCTGGCGTTGCGTGGGCATGTGACCATGTACCAGCGGCATGACGATGCCGGGGTGGCTCGGTTGCTGGCAGGCGCCCGCGCAGTGGTGATGCCAACCCTGGCCGAAGGTTATGGCTTGCCCATGGTCGAGGCGTTGCACGCAGGCGTTCCGGTGATCGCCAGCGATCTGCCGTGCCTGCGTGAAGTGGGACAAGGTATTCCGACATTTTTGCCGACAGACAATGCCGCTGTCTGGCAGGCCGCCATTGCCCGTTTTGCGCCCGGTGCGCCGGAGTTCGACCGACAGCGGGCGGCGATGCATCGGTTCCGGGCGCCGACGTGGGACCGACATTTCGAACATCTGGAGGAATGGCTTCCCCAGTTGCATCCGATGTCGGAATTCCGCGCTTCGACTGGCTCCCCGGACGCATTGCGTCCTGCGCTCGTTCCGGCGGAGTGA
- a CDS encoding ABC transporter permease yields the protein MADTMEQSLPASPDSQTSPPLSQSLRIQRRVLGALLIREMLTRYGRHNIGFLWLFVEPMLYTLGVTALWTATKSVHGSDLPIVAFALTGYSSVLLWRNMPGRCIGALWSNLPLLYHRNIRVFDIYLARVLLEFGGATISFATLSVFFIAIGWLKPPENVLEVAGGWLLIAWFGGALAITLGALSHESELVDKLWHPFSYLLFPMSGAAFMVDALPKVAQDYVLYVPMVHGTEIVREGYFGMRAHAHYDLAYVIPFSLVLTLTGLLAVRWVSGRVVPE from the coding sequence ATGGCCGACACCATGGAGCAGTCTTTGCCGGCATCGCCCGACAGCCAGACCAGTCCGCCGCTTTCGCAGAGCCTGCGTATCCAGCGGCGGGTGCTGGGGGCGTTGCTGATCCGCGAGATGCTGACGCGCTATGGGCGGCATAACATCGGCTTTCTCTGGCTGTTCGTGGAGCCGATGCTTTATACGCTGGGCGTCACGGCGCTCTGGACAGCGACGAAATCGGTCCACGGCAGCGACCTTCCGATCGTGGCCTTTGCCCTGACCGGCTATTCGAGCGTGTTGTTGTGGCGCAATATGCCCGGACGATGCATCGGTGCGCTGTGGAGCAACCTGCCGCTGTTGTACCACCGCAATATCCGGGTGTTCGACATCTATCTTGCGCGCGTCTTGCTGGAGTTCGGCGGGGCGACGATCTCGTTCGCCACGCTAAGTGTGTTCTTCATCGCGATCGGCTGGCTCAAGCCGCCTGAGAACGTGCTGGAAGTGGCCGGCGGATGGCTGTTGATCGCGTGGTTCGGCGGGGCGCTGGCGATCACGCTGGGCGCTCTGTCGCATGAGAGTGAACTCGTCGACAAGTTGTGGCATCCGTTCTCGTACCTGTTGTTTCCGATGTCCGGCGCGGCGTTCATGGTCGATGCCTTGCCCAAGGTCGCACAGGATTACGTTCTGTATGTGCCAATGGTCCATGGGACTGAAATCGTACGCGAAGGTTATTTCGGGATGCGTGCCCATGCGCACTACGATCTGGCCTATGTCATCCCTTTCAGTCTGGTGCTGACGCTGACCGGGCTGCTGGCTGTGCGCTGGGTGTCGGGCAGGGTGGTTCCCGAATGA
- a CDS encoding ABC transporter ATP-binding protein has translation MIRLTDVRKVYRTRFGQNVVLDNIGFEMHKGERLGVLGRNGAGKSTMLRLISGAEKPTAGRIERTMSVSWPLAFGGAFQTMLTGVDNIRFISHIYAQDFERNLAFVQDFSELGAYLREPVRTYSSGMRARLAFAISMIIEFDCFLIDEIGAVGDARFHDRCNQELFGKRGDRAMIIISHDAAYVRDHCNRFAVLHGGRLDLYDDFEDAYSDFREKIGLSNRAPRPAPAGMSPADMEAVTSTDPVKSLAITPNRNAMIEVAQHRALQDDRFRALVMEGDWRRDAKAWEEADERYAAGLTLHPYQRSYWVQLGHVSKERDLFERAEIAYRTACALGEPVQDVEEHLAFVVARQGMDLDACPPGRYRKGDVPRQAPGRPDLELFARIAWHLSPIGDEDAARLLRDHPTLDHLLAAMVRDPRFQQANGPVMEERPDTGEAAVRDPADVDWIRAICVIALATTDAERMAQVAAGISGMQDAWRRLTAAGAFEDWPFTQMAVRQTRLPEPLT, from the coding sequence ATGATCCGCCTTACCGATGTGCGCAAGGTGTACCGGACCCGGTTCGGACAGAACGTTGTGCTCGATAATATCGGCTTCGAAATGCACAAGGGCGAGCGCCTTGGCGTGCTGGGCCGGAATGGTGCCGGCAAGTCGACGATGCTGCGCCTGATCAGTGGCGCCGAGAAGCCTACGGCCGGGCGGATCGAGCGGACGATGTCGGTGTCCTGGCCGCTGGCTTTCGGCGGCGCCTTCCAGACGATGCTGACGGGCGTCGACAACATTCGCTTTATCAGCCACATCTATGCGCAGGACTTTGAACGCAATCTGGCATTCGTGCAGGATTTTTCGGAGCTGGGCGCCTATCTGCGCGAACCGGTGCGGACCTATTCCTCCGGTATGCGTGCGCGTCTTGCCTTTGCCATTTCGATGATCATCGAGTTCGACTGTTTCCTGATCGACGAAATCGGCGCGGTGGGCGATGCGCGGTTCCACGACCGCTGCAATCAGGAATTGTTTGGCAAGCGGGGCGACCGCGCGATGATCATCATCTCGCACGATGCCGCTTACGTGCGTGACCATTGCAACCGCTTTGCCGTGCTGCATGGCGGACGGCTGGACCTATATGACGACTTCGAGGACGCCTACAGCGATTTTCGCGAAAAGATCGGCCTGTCCAACCGGGCGCCGCGTCCTGCGCCCGCAGGAATGTCTCCGGCAGACATGGAGGCCGTCACCAGCACGGACCCGGTCAAGAGCCTTGCCATCACGCCCAATCGCAATGCGATGATCGAAGTGGCGCAGCATCGCGCGCTGCAGGACGATCGTTTCCGCGCGCTGGTCATGGAAGGCGACTGGCGCCGCGACGCCAAGGCGTGGGAAGAAGCGGACGAGCGTTATGCCGCGGGCCTGACGCTCCACCCCTACCAACGTTCCTACTGGGTGCAACTCGGCCACGTCAGCAAGGAGCGCGATCTGTTCGAACGGGCGGAGATCGCCTATCGCACCGCCTGCGCGCTGGGAGAGCCGGTGCAGGATGTCGAAGAGCATCTTGCCTTCGTTGTCGCGCGTCAGGGCATGGATCTCGATGCCTGTCCGCCCGGCCGCTATCGCAAGGGCGATGTGCCAAGGCAGGCACCTGGTCGGCCTGACCTCGAACTGTTTGCCCGGATAGCGTGGCATCTCTCGCCGATCGGCGACGAAGATGCTGCGCGTCTATTGCGGGATCATCCCACGCTCGATCATCTGCTGGCGGCGATGGTGCGAGACCCGCGTTTCCAGCAGGCCAACGGACCTGTGATGGAGGAACGACCCGATACTGGCGAGGCTGCCGTTCGTGATCCGGCCGATGTCGACTGGATTCGCGCGATCTGCGTGATTGCGCTGGCGACAACAGATGCAGAACGCATGGCGCAGGTCGCGGCAGGCATTTCCGGCATGCAGGACGCCTGGCGGCGGCTGACGGCGGCCGGTGCCTTCGAGGACTGGCCTTTCACCCAGATGGCGGTGCGACAGACAAGATTGCCGGAACCCCTTACATGA
- a CDS encoding glycosyltransferase yields MTATNRTILIDGYNLSLQKGTGVATYARNLSKEIGAIGHDVAVLYGSRSSMSRDALLREVSFFDTDAHRQPGKLGNVLQQCYHAVKRPFGQTAQTVPVTGKVVTRAFSSKLPHFDRMFNAPDVFRRAQSGFKLWGKLASVTPPEMPDLAHWTYPLPIRVPGRPNLYTLHDMVPLRLPYTTLDNKRAYLKLIRELDRTADHFVTVSECSKRDLVEVAGIAPSASPIPTNRSISLLRCVTSRMNRLPVRWKDTPTSGTRITCCSGARSNPRRILAASWKPIWPARSMYRC; encoded by the coding sequence ATGACTGCAACTAACCGGACCATTCTGATCGACGGCTACAACCTGAGCCTTCAGAAGGGGACAGGCGTGGCCACATATGCCCGCAATCTGAGCAAGGAGATCGGCGCGATCGGCCATGACGTGGCCGTGCTGTACGGCAGCCGCTCCAGCATGTCGCGCGATGCGCTGCTGCGTGAGGTGTCGTTCTTCGATACCGATGCGCACAGGCAGCCGGGCAAGCTGGGGAACGTCCTTCAGCAATGCTATCACGCCGTGAAGCGTCCGTTCGGGCAGACCGCGCAGACCGTTCCGGTAACGGGCAAGGTGGTTACGCGCGCCTTCTCATCGAAACTGCCGCACTTCGATCGGATGTTCAATGCGCCCGATGTGTTCCGAAGGGCGCAGAGCGGCTTCAAATTGTGGGGTAAGCTGGCGTCGGTGACGCCGCCGGAAATGCCGGATCTGGCGCACTGGACCTATCCGCTGCCCATTCGCGTGCCGGGCCGCCCAAACCTCTATACGCTGCACGATATGGTGCCGCTGCGCCTGCCTTACACCACGCTGGACAACAAGCGGGCGTACCTGAAGCTGATCCGCGAGCTGGACCGCACCGCCGATCATTTCGTTACCGTATCGGAATGCTCCAAGCGCGATCTTGTGGAGGTGGCAGGCATTGCCCCGAGCGCATCACCAATACCTACCAATCGGTCGATATCCCTGCTTCGCTGCGTGACAAGCCGGATGAACAGGTTGCCCGTGAGGTGGAAGGATACGCCAACCTCGGGTACAAGGATTACCTGCTGTTCTGGGGCTCGATCGAACCCAAGAAGAATATTGGCCGCCTCCTGGAAGCCTATCTGGCCAGCCAGGTCGATGTACCGCTGTTGA
- a CDS encoding glycosyltransferase family 4 protein: MEAYLASQVDVPLLIIGAQAWKSEQELKVLQQEGEVGKKARKRVVQLPYVPFSMLVTLIRGARGVLFPSLYEGFGLPALEAMVLGTPVLCSNTASLPEIVGDAALTVDPYDPTAICSGIRTLCGDADLRAELSRKGLAQAELFSPEAYRARLDEMYRRFL; this comes from the coding sequence CTGGAAGCCTATCTGGCCAGCCAGGTCGATGTACCGCTGTTGATCATAGGTGCGCAGGCCTGGAAATCCGAGCAGGAGCTTAAAGTTCTTCAGCAGGAGGGCGAAGTGGGCAAGAAGGCCCGCAAGCGCGTGGTGCAATTGCCCTATGTCCCCTTCTCCATGCTTGTCACCCTGATCCGTGGTGCGCGTGGCGTTCTGTTCCCCTCGCTTTACGAAGGCTTTGGCCTGCCCGCGCTGGAAGCGATGGTGCTGGGGACGCCCGTGCTATGTTCGAATACGGCCTCGTTGCCGGAAATCGTTGGCGATGCCGCACTAACCGTGGATCCTTATGACCCGACTGCGATCTGCAGTGGTATCCGCACCTTGTGCGGCGATGCGGATCTGCGGGCTGAGCTTAGCCGTAAAGGTCTGGCGCAGGCCGAGTTGTTCTCGCCCGAGGCCTATCGCGCCCGTCTCGATGAAATGTACCGGAGGTTTCTGTGA
- a CDS encoding polysaccharide biosynthesis/export family protein — protein MIGRQVAMALCLAALAGCVGFGRSGPTTGAVKAAGQQSYASGDIQIINLSDDAIARMQHYAQSQHFSDIFGKGVPVGTVIGTGDVLDIGVWEAPPAVLFGSAHVETGMSVSQGATIPQQVVGEDGTITVPFVGQVAVAGRTPEQVEHTIVSRLAGKAHDPQVVVRIVSNEAQTATILGEVGVSKRVPLTARGERLLDIVASTGGPRQPVGKTTIQIARDGKVARMPLEAIIRDPSQNIIIQPNDVITAMFQPYSFTALGAVAKSSEVPFEGGGLTLAQALGRVGGLVDQQANVHGVFIFRLEDPAALDPAVAQSAKRTREGKIPVIYRLDMGQARSLFLAQDFTIQDHDVIFVSNAPAVDLQKFINTVSSAAFSVVAVTNAN, from the coding sequence ATGATCGGGCGTCAGGTCGCCATGGCCCTGTGTCTAGCGGCTTTGGCCGGTTGCGTCGGTTTCGGCCGGTCCGGGCCGACGACCGGGGCGGTAAAGGCTGCCGGTCAGCAGTCTTACGCCAGCGGAGACATCCAGATCATCAACCTCAGCGATGATGCGATCGCGCGTATGCAGCATTATGCGCAGTCGCAGCACTTTTCCGACATCTTCGGCAAGGGGGTGCCGGTCGGGACGGTGATCGGCACAGGCGATGTCCTCGACATCGGCGTATGGGAGGCACCGCCTGCCGTACTGTTCGGCAGTGCGCACGTGGAAACGGGCATGTCGGTCTCGCAAGGCGCTACGATCCCGCAGCAGGTGGTCGGCGAGGATGGCACCATAACCGTGCCCTTCGTCGGTCAGGTCGCGGTGGCCGGCCGCACGCCGGAACAGGTGGAGCATACGATTGTTTCGCGGTTGGCCGGAAAGGCCCATGATCCGCAAGTGGTCGTGCGCATCGTGTCAAATGAGGCGCAGACCGCGACGATCCTGGGCGAGGTCGGCGTCAGCAAGCGCGTTCCCCTGACCGCACGCGGCGAACGTCTGCTGGATATTGTCGCCAGCACCGGAGGGCCCCGTCAACCGGTAGGCAAGACCACCATCCAGATCGCGCGCGACGGCAAGGTGGCGCGAATGCCGCTGGAAGCGATCATCCGCGACCCTTCCCAGAACATCATCATTCAGCCCAATGATGTTATTACCGCGATGTTCCAGCCTTACAGCTTCACCGCGCTGGGGGCGGTCGCAAAGAGTTCCGAAGTGCCGTTCGAAGGCGGCGGTCTGACGCTTGCCCAGGCGTTGGGCCGGGTCGGCGGCCTGGTCGACCAGCAGGCCAATGTGCATGGCGTCTTCATTTTCCGGCTGGAGGATCCGGCGGCGCTCGATCCGGCTGTCGCACAAAGCGCGAAACGCACGCGTGAGGGCAAGATTCCGGTCATCTACCGCCTCGACATGGGGCAGGCGCGCAGCCTGTTCCTGGCGCAGGATTTCACCATTCAGGATCACGACGTCATCTTCGTATCGAATGCTCCGGCGGTGGACCTGCAGAAGTTCATCAATACGGTGTCGAGTGCCGCCTTCTCGGTCGTTGCGGTGACAAACGCGAATTAA
- a CDS encoding winged helix DNA-binding protein, with protein MAGADNLEARERDALLHSHLSPDEAAVEFHEFEFALHHISEAFSRWSSAVHEFVSGEYLAQSDVSVLQLIRMNEEPKSAADIGRYLNRDDSSNILYGLRKLEKAGLIEKGAGPLRQTTYQVTARGMEITDRYAKVRKDVLLDALGSSLQSEGELAAAIKTMWRICGFYEQGTRSISVMRVLQGDRPSDRAGDSREVVSPQAEAPKVMRKPRAAAKAASANARKAG; from the coding sequence ATGGCAGGTGCAGATAACCTTGAAGCGCGCGAGCGCGATGCCCTGCTGCATTCGCACCTCTCTCCGGATGAGGCTGCCGTTGAATTTCATGAGTTCGAGTTTGCGCTTCATCATATCTCTGAAGCATTCTCGCGCTGGTCATCTGCGGTCCACGAGTTTGTCAGCGGCGAATATCTGGCGCAGTCTGACGTGTCGGTGCTGCAACTGATCCGTATGAACGAAGAGCCCAAGAGCGCTGCCGACATCGGGCGCTATCTCAATCGCGATGACAGCTCGAATATCCTTTATGGATTGCGGAAGCTCGAAAAGGCAGGGCTGATCGAAAAAGGAGCCGGACCGCTGCGCCAGACCACCTATCAGGTGACGGCGCGAGGGATGGAAATTACCGACAGGTACGCCAAGGTTCGTAAAGACGTTCTGCTCGATGCCCTGGGATCGAGCCTCCAGAGTGAAGGCGAACTCGCGGCAGCCATCAAGACGATGTGGCGGATTTGCGGTTTCTACGAGCAGGGAACGAGATCCATTTCCGTCATGCGGGTGCTGCAGGGCGATCGCCCGAGCGACCGCGCAGGCGATTCCCGCGAAGTTGTTTCCCCGCAGGCAGAAGCGCCCAAGGTCATGCGCAAGCCAAGGGCGGCGGCCAAGGCGGCGTCTGCCAATGCTCGCAAGGCGGGGTGA
- a CDS encoding amidase — protein sequence MTDRLSVAEASSGDLSLLPAVDQADLIRTRAVSPVEVMEAVLARAEALEPVLHAFCHLDTARARAAALAAEDAVRRGEPLGPLHGVPISIKDLICTADMPTVSGSRAYAGFVPDADDVCVERVRKAGAIVIGKTNTPEFGYAGAGKNAVFPTTVNPWDVTKTPGGSSAGSAAAVAAGIGSLSIGSDGGGSIRGPASYCGLFGFKPSFGRVPAWPGCRDPRHPGISSWESVEHIGPLTRTVEDAALLMSVIAGADGRDWHSLPAGDVDWLEAPRRPLGKLRIAYTPDFGFSVVDPEVVAITRDAAQALAGELGAELVEDTPPFKDMFDLFLTIIMRDSDLRGMRDLLEAGLIELPGLVMMLERKWSAEEFTDAAMGRQRVCNQLASFMQEYDLLLTPTVSSPPFDMAHFNPDAIGDVPVEQANASPFTYPFNWSGQPAASVPAGFTASGLPVGLQIVGRHLADGAVLGTSAAFERARPWAHLWPELVLKCS from the coding sequence TTGACCGATCGTCTCTCTGTCGCCGAGGCCAGTTCCGGCGATCTGTCGTTGTTGCCTGCGGTGGATCAGGCGGACCTGATCCGCACGCGTGCCGTTTCGCCGGTCGAAGTCATGGAGGCGGTGCTCGCGCGCGCCGAGGCACTCGAACCCGTCCTGCATGCGTTTTGTCATCTCGACACTGCACGCGCGCGGGCAGCGGCGCTGGCTGCCGAGGACGCTGTCCGGCGCGGCGAGCCGCTGGGGCCGCTGCATGGTGTGCCGATTTCCATCAAGGATCTGATCTGTACCGCCGACATGCCGACGGTAAGCGGTTCGCGGGCCTACGCCGGCTTTGTGCCGGATGCCGATGATGTGTGTGTCGAACGTGTGCGCAAAGCCGGGGCTATCGTGATCGGCAAAACGAATACGCCGGAGTTCGGCTATGCCGGTGCCGGCAAGAACGCGGTATTTCCCACGACAGTAAACCCTTGGGATGTAACAAAGACGCCGGGCGGTTCCAGTGCAGGCAGCGCAGCGGCCGTGGCAGCGGGAATCGGCTCGCTGTCGATCGGCAGCGATGGCGGCGGTTCGATTCGCGGCCCGGCAAGCTATTGCGGGCTATTCGGTTTCAAGCCTTCGTTCGGCCGGGTGCCGGCATGGCCGGGCTGTCGCGATCCGCGCCATCCGGGGATCAGCAGCTGGGAAAGCGTTGAGCATATCGGTCCGCTGACCCGGACCGTGGAGGATGCGGCACTGCTGATGTCGGTCATCGCGGGGGCGGACGGACGCGACTGGCATTCGCTGCCGGCGGGGGATGTCGACTGGCTTGAAGCGCCGCGGCGGCCGCTCGGCAAGCTGCGTATCGCCTATACTCCCGATTTCGGGTTCTCCGTGGTGGACCCCGAGGTCGTCGCGATCACGCGCGATGCGGCGCAGGCACTGGCCGGCGAACTGGGCGCCGAACTTGTGGAAGATACGCCACCGTTCAAGGATATGTTCGACCTTTTCCTCACGATCATCATGCGTGACAGTGATTTGCGCGGGATGAGGGACCTTCTGGAAGCCGGTCTGATCGAACTGCCGGGCCTTGTCATGATGCTGGAGCGTAAGTGGAGTGCAGAAGAGTTCACGGACGCGGCGATGGGGCGTCAGCGCGTTTGCAATCAGTTGGCCAGCTTCATGCAGGAGTATGATCTGTTGCTGACCCCCACGGTATCGTCTCCGCCTTTCGATATGGCGCATTTCAATCCCGATGCTATCGGGGACGTGCCTGTCGAGCAGGCAAACGCGTCGCCGTTTACCTACCCCTTCAACTGGAGTGGGCAACCCGCCGCCAGCGTGCCTGCAGGTTTTACCGCTTCGGGCCTGCCGGTGGGTTTGCAGATCGTGGGGCGGCATCTTGCAGATGGCGCCGTGTTGGGGACCTCCGCGGCCTTCGAGCGGGCGCGTCCCTGGGCGCATCTATGGCCTGAGCTGGTGCTCAAGTGTTCCTGA
- a CDS encoding TonB-dependent receptor — protein sequence MLALLAAGLPVAAYASDADTTTDAATAAAGAAASSAPAGEIIVSAERTHTTLQKATLSVTAVSADTLAKNNITEIGGLNGQVPGLVVASSNAGERNIAIRGIGLGTPENPQTQSGVSYHIDGVYIFNSIAANAAFIDVGQVEVLRGPQGTMYGQGSTGGTINVVSNQPTTDAVSGSADVGYGNYNYIKSDAMLNVPITDTLAVRGAVSYEKHDGYAHATQVPGNSSYSLSNANHLTGKASIKWTPTSDVSVLLSTIQYRGNDHAPEQKNVLDPDPDAREVTQDYPGRNYVRTQLYYGVIKYNMPGVTFTSTTSYQKLKSNQSWDGDGLDEELYLADAGAASGGATYDHIGLWQQKATSWTQEYNIASDTKGPFKWILGGVYLHSVNKTYINEFSGNPDSDAYNPQATALPADTAWDDPAVQTVYYGENSQVTRESYAFYGQGTYKLTDLLSFTAGVRYNHDKYSGMSDTLNGGATDQTSGAYLQPAPTVTHGGGQMTWKAALDYQITPENMVYVSYTRGYKPGGVNSNAAVNGSYVTLGNPDGVQGTIKNEVVDSFEIGSKNRFFGNKLTLNASAFYYLYKNMQFINDDPVLFAYGISNVPMAHIYGAEFEANYDVTPHLTLNGNLALEHGTFSDNYEALSGIASSAAQTAAGYGGTSGFYSNYYAAYLTRLGAYQDVKGNDVPTMPAVTGSGSAEWNGDVGPGQLLLRAQYTYRGKYNSDIFGEIKTPSYQTVNLFARYALKDTGLWVSATLTNLFNVNGISSRFTDPYGVTHQTFSTYIPPRQFIATIGFKF from the coding sequence ATGCTGGCCCTTCTGGCAGCAGGACTGCCGGTTGCCGCATACGCCAGCGATGCGGACACGACGACTGACGCCGCAACGGCAGCAGCCGGTGCCGCCGCATCTTCCGCCCCTGCCGGAGAGATCATCGTTTCGGCCGAGCGCACGCATACCACGCTGCAAAAGGCAACGTTGTCGGTCACGGCCGTCAGCGCGGACACGCTGGCCAAGAACAACATCACGGAAATCGGTGGCCTGAACGGTCAGGTTCCGGGGCTTGTGGTGGCGAGTTCCAATGCCGGCGAGCGCAATATCGCCATTCGCGGTATCGGCCTTGGCACGCCGGAAAATCCGCAGACCCAATCCGGCGTGTCCTACCACATCGATGGCGTCTACATTTTCAATTCGATCGCCGCGAACGCCGCGTTCATCGACGTTGGCCAGGTCGAGGTCCTGCGTGGCCCGCAAGGTACGATGTACGGTCAGGGTTCCACGGGCGGCACCATCAACGTGGTGTCGAACCAGCCGACGACGGATGCGGTTTCCGGTTCAGCCGATGTCGGCTACGGCAACTACAACTACATCAAGTCCGACGCCATGCTCAACGTGCCGATTACGGACACGCTGGCGGTGCGCGGTGCCGTGTCCTACGAAAAGCACGATGGTTACGCCCACGCGACGCAGGTGCCCGGCAATTCGAGCTATTCTCTGAGCAATGCCAATCATCTGACGGGCAAGGCTTCGATCAAGTGGACGCCGACCAGTGACGTCAGCGTCCTGCTGAGCACGATCCAGTATCGCGGTAACGATCACGCGCCGGAGCAGAAGAACGTCCTCGATCCCGATCCCGATGCCCGCGAGGTGACGCAGGATTATCCCGGTCGAAACTATGTTCGTACACAGCTCTATTACGGCGTGATCAAGTACAACATGCCCGGCGTTACGTTCACGTCGACGACCAGCTACCAGAAGCTGAAGTCCAACCAGTCGTGGGACGGGGATGGTCTGGACGAGGAGCTTTATCTCGCGGATGCGGGCGCTGCGAGCGGCGGCGCCACCTACGATCATATCGGCTTGTGGCAGCAGAAGGCGACCTCCTGGACTCAGGAGTACAATATCGCCTCCGACACCAAGGGGCCCTTCAAGTGGATTCTGGGCGGCGTCTATCTGCACTCGGTCAACAAGACGTACATCAACGAATTCAGTGGCAATCCGGATAGCGATGCCTACAACCCGCAGGCAACGGCGCTGCCTGCCGATACCGCATGGGACGATCCTGCCGTCCAGACGGTTTACTATGGCGAGAATTCGCAGGTCACGCGTGAGTCCTATGCCTTTTACGGTCAGGGTACTTACAAGCTGACGGACCTGCTCTCGTTCACCGCCGGTGTGCGCTACAACCATGACAAGTACAGCGGCATGAGCGACACGCTTAACGGCGGTGCTACCGATCAGACCTCGGGTGCCTATCTCCAGCCCGCGCCAACGGTCACGCATGGTGGTGGCCAGATGACTTGGAAGGCCGCGCTGGATTATCAGATCACGCCCGAAAACATGGTCTACGTCAGCTACACGCGCGGTTACAAGCCAGGTGGCGTCAACAGCAATGCAGCGGTCAACGGTTCTTACGTAACACTTGGCAATCCCGACGGCGTACAGGGCACGATCAAGAACGAAGTGGTCGACAGCTTCGAAATCGGCTCCAAGAACCGCTTCTTCGGCAACAAGCTGACGCTCAATGCCTCCGCGTTCTACTACCTCTACAAGAACATGCAGTTCATCAACGATGATCCGGTGTTGTTCGCCTATGGTATCAGCAATGTGCCGATGGCGCACATCTATGGCGCCGAGTTCGAGGCGAACTATGATGTCACGCCGCACCTCACGCTGAACGGCAATCTTGCGCTTGAGCACGGCACGTTCTCGGACAACTACGAGGCGTTGAGCGGCATTGCGTCCAGCGCTGCGCAGACCGCTGCGGGTTATGGCGGGACCTCCGGTTTCTACAGCAACTACTATGCCGCCTACCTGACGCGCCTCGGGGCATATCAGGACGTCAAGGGCAACGACGTGCCGACGATGCCGGCGGTCACAGGCAGCGGATCGGCCGAATGGAACGGCGATGTCGGCCCCGGACAGCTGTTGCTGCGCGCGCAGTATACCTACCGCGGCAAGTACAACTCCGACATCTTTGGGGAAATCAAGACCCCAAGCTACCAGACCGTCAACCTGTTCGCGCGCTATGCGTTGAAGGATACCGGTCTGTGGGTATCGGCAACCCTGACCAATCTCTTCAATGTCAACGGTATCTCGTCGCGCTTCACTGATCCTTACGGTGTGACGCACCAGACTTTCAGCACGTATATCCCGCCGCGCCAGTTCATCGCGACAATCGGCTTCAAGTTCTGA